A stretch of DNA from Natrinema halophilum:
CCACGACGACAGTCACGACGACCGAAACGCCGTCATCGGAATCGGACGACGTGGCAGAAACCGACGGAAACGACCTCGAGGAGCAGTTCGAACGCGAAGAACAGTGGCGGGAAACGCGACGCATTCCATCGATCGATCCGGACGATAGTGAGACGGAAACGACGGCAGCGAGTCCCGCAAACCGGACCGCGAGCAACGAACGGTCGTCATCGACGTCGAATACGGGTCGCGGTGTTGCCAGCCCGTCGTCCGAGACGCAGTCTGACTCGAGGGCCGCGGCGGGGACGACGGAGGCGGCGGCCGGCGGCTCTTCGTCAGACGGTACCGATGGCCAATCTGCGAACCGAACTCGCCAGCAGAAATCTGCGCGTACTGGATCGACGGAATCCACGGCCCAGCGGGAGCAAAACCGTAGTTCCGCGCTCGAAGAAAAACTCGAAACCCTTCGAGAGCAACGCGACGCGCTCGTATCGAAAGCTGAAGAACTCGAGGCAGAGCGCAACCGGTTGCAGTCACAGAACGACGAGCTCTCTGCGACGGTCGAACGCCTCCGGTCTCGTATCCAGGATCTCGAAACGGAACTGAAACGCGAACGCGAACGCGATTCCGCTGCGGCGGAGACTGGTTCGAACGCGGATACCCGACTCTCTCCCCAGCAGGCGCTCTCGGGAACGAACCTCTTCGTTCGGTACGCCTCGAAGAGTCAGGCGACTCTCGAGACGGCCCACGACGGCGCTGCTGATCGCAGTGAGGTTGCATCGAACCTCCGGCTCGAACACCACACACAGTTCGACTCGGCCGATGCAGTCGTCGATAACCAACCCTACGAGGACTTTCTTACGTCGACGATGCAATACCAGTTCGTCGACTGGCTCACTGAAACGCTCCTTTATGAGATTCGCGACACCGGCAATGCGAACGGGTTGGTGGATCTCTACGATGCGATTCCGCGAATCGACCGGGCCGAACTCGATGCGTCTATCTCGCTCGCGGACGACGACACCGAAGACGTCCCGGATCAGGTTACCTTCGACATCGTCGCGTACGACAAAATGGGGAATCCGCTCGTGCTGGCCACTCTCAACGATTCACGCGAACCTGCCTCGAGGGAACTTCTCGAACAGCTGGAAGAAGCGTCGTCTGCGGTGAAGGCAAACTATCCATCGCTCGCGGCGTCGATCGCCGTCACCTCGAGTTATTTCCAGCCCGGTGCACTCGAGGTAGCCGAACAGGCGACGAGTAGTGGCTTTCTCAGCCGTGGCTCGAAACTAAGTTACATTAATCTTTCGCGGAAGGAGGGCTATCACCTCTGTCTGGCCGAGTCACGTTCAGAAGGGTTCCATATGAACGTACCAGAACTCTAGGCCGCTGACAAAACTGTCCGAGAGAACGACGGGTCCGGGACGACCAAGCCGGAATTCTAGGCTGTCACTATGGCTACGAGTCCCGTTTGTTCGATCGAAATTCGCAACAGTAACGTCCACTACGGCCGGTATACTGCGTCGGGTAGCCACAGAGACAGCGCTAGTCAACGGATTGCCAGTGACTGCGCTGGTCGACGGGATTTTAACGGACGGCCCGCCCAGTACTGTACAGTAACGCGATGAGGCGTCAGCGATGTATCACGGAACGCGAAAAACGACGGTAGAGAATCGATTGCGCTACGATAGCTATCGATTGCAGGGCAAGACGACAGTGTCCGACCCAGACGTGAGACTATCCTTCGATCTCAGCGACGTCTTCGATTTTCATCCCGTCGAGTTTGTCGACGATATCGTCGATTTTTCCGTCGAGTTCGTCGACGAACTCCGCGGTGCGCTCGGTTTTGATCGCTCCCTGACTCGAGGGCTCGATCAGGTTTTCTTCCTCGAGGACTCGCAGCGAATAGCGTACCTTGTGGTGTGGGTAGCCGGTTTCGTTCGACATTTTGACGATCCCGATCGGTTCGTTCTCGATGACCATCTTCAGGACCTGGAGATGGCGCTCCAACATATCGACTTCCTTCTCAAGTCGGTCTATCATGGCATTTGTTAACTTGTCTTTTGGCCTTTTAAAAGTTACTCTCGGCTGTTGAAACGACCACTCCCAACTGAATGCTCGTTCCTGTCAGTAGTTAACGCTTCCGATCCTGGTTATTCTTTCGATTGAGTTCGGATGGAAAACTAACGCAAGTCGGATCGGTCAGTCGTATCGAGACCAATAGCGGTCAGCGACAGCGATCGATCGTTTCGGCCTCCCGGCGAACGAAAACCGTGTGATCCCTCGGTGGCACCCGTATACCGTAATCTGTTTATCGGCCGGGCAAGAATCCGCCGCTGTTATGACCGTCACTATCGTCGGGTCGCAACTCGGCGACGAAGGCAAGGGTGGGGTCGTCGATCTGTACGGCGACGCCGCCGACGTCGTTGCCCGCTACCAAGGCGGGGACAATGCTGGACATACCGTCGTTCACGACGGGACGAAGTACAAACTGTCGCTCGTGCCGTCAGGTGCCGTTCGAGGGAAAATCGGCGTCCTCGGTAACGGGTGCGTCGTCAACCCGGAGACGCTTTTCGACGAAATCGACACCCTACGGGAACGCGGACTCGATCCCGACGTCCGCGTCGCCGAGCGCGCACACGTAATCCTTCCGTATCACCGCGCGCTCGACGGTATCGAGGAAGAAGAGAAAGACGACCTCGCCGCCGGAACGACCAAGCGCGGCATCGGTCCAACCTACGAGGATAAGGCTGGTCGTCGTGGCGTCCGCGTCGGCGACTTGCTCGATCCTGACGTGTTGCGCGAACGACTCGAGTACGTCGTCCCACAGAAGAAAGCTCTCGCCGAGAAGGTTTTCGAATCGGAGACCGGTGAGGCGTTCGATATCGATCATCTCTACGAAACGTATCGTGAGTACGGCGAGCGCCTCGCCGACGAGGGAATGACCGTCGACTGCGGGACCTTCCTCCAGGATCGCATCGACGCCGGCGAGAACGTTATGCTCGAAGGTGCACAGGGGACGTCCCTCGATATCGATCACGGCGTCTACCCCTACGTCACCTCCTCGAACCCGACCGCTGGCGGGGCGACCGTCGGCACCGGACTCGGGCCGACCGTCATCGGCGACGGCGAAGTCATCGGCATCGTCAAGGCCTACCTCTCGCGCGTCGGAACCGGCCCGCTGCCGACCGAACTCGGCGGAGTCGAGGGCCAGACGCCCGACTACGACGCGAGCGCGGCCCAGCGGACCGCAGAGGACGGAGCGGCGGAGCCGCGAGGTGACGAAGCCGTCGGCAACGACGAGGAGGAACTGGCGACTTACATCCGCGACGAAGGCGGGGAGTACGGAACCGTCACCGGCCGCCCGCGTCGGGTCGGCTGGCTCGACATGCCGATGCTGCGACACGCAGCCCGTGCAAACGGCTTTACCGGACTCGCGGTTAACCACATCGACGTCCTCGCCGGCCTCGAGGAAGTCAAGGTCGGTCACAGCTACGAGTTCGGTGGTGAGGAAATCCTCACGATGCCCCCGACGACCGAAGCGTGGGGCCGGTGTGAAGCCACGTTCAAGACGTTCGACGGGTGGCCCGATGTCGACTGGGCCGCGACCGCCGAGGACGGCTACGAAGCGATCCCCGAAAACGCGCGTCGCTACCTCGAGTACGTCGCAGACGAGCTCGATGCCTCGATCTACGCGGTCGGCGTCGGTCCCGGTCGCGAGGAAACCGTCGTCGTCGAAACCCCGTACGAATAGCGTCCGAACTTCTCTCGACCACCATCGATCCGGCGGTGGGAAGGAACCATCGCCTCGGATTCTGCCGTCCGGGAGTTCCCCTCTCTGGCGATCCCGACGATCGCAGCGTTTCGGACGACCGTGAGGCAGTTCTCCGCTACCAGACCACGGGAGAGAAAAGCTTCTACCCCGGCGTTTTCCCGAAACCTTTTGCTGGAGGCGACGATCCTACCTAATATGAAAGAGTCGTTACTGGACATTCTCTGCTGTCCGCTCGACAAAAACGATCTGGAACTCGAGGACGCTGCCTACGACGAGGGTGAGGTCATCGGCGGAGCCCTCGTCTGCACCGAGTGCGGCGAACGATATCCGATCGAAGACGGCATTCCGAACCTGCTCCCGCCGGATATGCGCGAGGAAACACCGGCCTGACCGGGCCGAGTTACCGTGCCCAGGACCGAAGTCACCGTCCACGTCAACCGCGGGAATGCAGACGCACTCGAGCCAGCGGCTGGTACGCTCGAGACCGACGGATCGGTCGCGCTCCGTTTACAGGGCCACGTGTCGCCCGCGCACGTTCACTGTCGCCTCGACGGTGACCTCGAACGGATTGCGTCCATAGAGCAGTCGAACTACTACGTCGAACCGGATGCCGTCACGACCGTTCCAGTCGTCGTGGATGCCGACACCATCGATCAGCCCATTGACGGGCGACTCGAGGTGGTAACGGGCTACGGCTCGGAATCAGTCACGATCGACGTGACCGTCGTCCCCGGACCGCCGGCTGTCGATATCGACGATTCCCTGTCCGAACCGACTCGGCGAGAGCCCGATTCAACGGCTCTCGAGGACGCAATCGATCAATTCACCGCAGTTAGCGGACTCGAACCGGCGTCGCTTGCGGTTGTTGCACTCGGAGTCGTTGCGATCGTGATCGCAACAACGACGGCGGCGACGATCGCCAGTCCGATCGCGACGGCCGGTCTCGGTATCGTCGTAGTCGGCGTCGTCGTGGCATTCTTGTTACTTGTCTGGTAATTTCCCCCCACGATTCGCGGTCGAGCTAGCGGGAATCAGTCGTCGACCTGCGTTGCATCGAGCGTTCCGTCCTCGTCGAATCGTTTCGCCCGGAGATATCGGGCCCGATAGCGGTTCGCACCGTCGGTGACGTCCGCCTCGCGGATCTCGTCGGTGCGACCTTCTGCGACGGCGTCGATCAACTCCTCGAGTTGATTCAGTTCGCTCGTCGTCAACTCGAGTTGGTACGTCCGTTCCGTCTCGGATTCGAGAATCGCCCACCTCCGAGCGGCGGCGATCACGAGCGAACACGGCTCGCGGCAGGGAAACTGGCCGTCGCCGCCGTCGACACCGAGGTCGTCGTCCTCGTCGTACTCCCATTCGCGGCGCCGGAGACACTGCGAATCGTCGCAACATGCTTCTGCCAACCACGCGACGGCCTCGCGAGGGAGTTCGTCGACCACATCGTAGATTCCCGTCTGTCGTTCTGCGGTCTCGAGCCAGTGGTCGACGTCCAGGTTCCCGGACAGTTCGCGGTGCCAGTTGGCGACCGTTGCCGGGTAGAAGAATCCGACTGTTTCGACGAGTTCGTCGCCCGAGAGACCGGTAAAGGCCCATCCCGAGGCGAGCGACGGTGCGGTCTTCAGCGGCCGGTAGCGGCCGTCTTCGTCGTACGTTGCAATCTCGCGGGCGTCACGTGGGTCGTCGTGTACCTCGAGGTCGACGAGATCGCTGTTGGCGTCGGCGACGTGCCAGAGATCGTAGACCCTCGCGCCGTTGGACTCGTCGACGTCGAGAAAGCGCGTCGTGATGGATAGTTGCCCCCATTGGCGGTCGATGCCGTCACGGAGCGCATCGTACCGCTCCGGGACCGCGAGTGGCTCCTCGACGGCCCGTTCGCCGGTGTTTCCGTCGTCCAAGGCGCCATCCCGTGGCGTCTTCGTGTTGGCGTCATCGAGCGGCGCCCGTTCGCACCATCGGAGGAACTCGCGGCGTGACGTACCCTCCCCGCCGACCGTTTTCTGCCAGTACCGCCAGTTCGTGACGTACTCTTCGCACGATTCGAGCGCTTGCTCGAGTTCGTCCTTCTCGAGGCCCGTCCATTCGTTCTCCGGGGTCTCGAGGGAGTACGTCTCGTCCGTTTCGTCGACGCGGAGCCCGTCGAACGCGATGCCCGACGACGCGCAGTCGACCAGGATCTCGTGATCATCGGACGCCACCGTCACGCGTTAGTCCCCCGTACCCGTTCTCGAAGTCGATTCGGCGACCGCTTTCGCGGGTGAACCGGCGAGTTCGCGTACCGCTTCGCGAGCCTCGCCGATACCGGCACCGGCGTCGGCCGCACGCTCGAGGAGGACGTCGGCCATCAGCCCCTCGGTACCGACGGCACCCGTATACCAGATCCGATGACCGTCGACCGCGGCCGGGACGTCCCAGCCTCGCCGGTAGTCCTCGGTGAGCCCCATGTCCTCGGGAATGTCCTCCTGCGTGTGGTAGCCGTCGGCGATGAACAACGGAACCACGACCACGTCCTGGCTCTCGAAGTACTCCGTCACGTCGTCGACCTCCGGTTCCTCGTCCATGAACAGCGCCTTCACCTCGTCGAAGCGGTCCCGCTCGCGGATTCGTTCGGTGTGATATTCGATCGCCTTCGCTGAGTTTTCGTTCCGTTCGGTGCCGTGGCCGACGACCGCGAGGCCGAACCCTTCGCCGACATCGGGATCTTCGGTCGCGGTCTCGGCTCGCTGGACGATAACGTCCGTCATCGCGTCGTGGGTCCCGACCGGCCCGCAGTAATGAATCGTCTTCCCGACGTCCCCGGCCTCGAGCGTGGCCTGCGAGGCGCTGGTTCCGTCGGACGCCCATTTATTCGGATCCCACTGCTCGAGGCGCAACTCCCGTGGTATCACCTGCTCGGTAAAGTACCCTTCACTGATGAACAGCGGCACGACAAACACCTCGTCGGACTCGAGGGTTCGAATCACGTCGCGGAAATGCGGTTCCTCTTTCCAGAACGCCTCTCGAACCTCGTCGAATGCGCCCGTTTCGCGGATCGTGTCCGCGTGGGCATAGGTCGGGTCGGAGGCGTCCGGATTCAGGTGCGATCCGTGTGCCGCGATGACCAGCGCTTGCATAAGTGGCGGTTAGGATGGGGACGGTATAGGAACTTCGCTGGCGGACCACATCGCCGGGTTACCGATGCCGGTATCACGATCGTCCGGACAGTTTGCCTTCCCTCGGCGGATTCACGATGGGATTGAAACGTCGATTCGAGCCTCACAGGTACGATCCTGGGCTTTCAACTCGGCTCTTGCAACGTACTCACCCGGCTCCGGATCGGTCCACTCCGCTTCGTAGCTCGTCGACGTACCGGGCTCTATGGTCTCGGAACTGAGTACCTGCGCGAACATGCGACCGTCGGTGAAACGCCAGACCTCTTCGTCGCCGTCCGCGACGATAAAGTCCGCTTTACACGCGTCCGAGAATCGGAGTTCGACCGTTTCGTCGCCGTCGTTGGTGACGGTGAATACGAACAGTACCGCGTCTCTAGAATCCTCTCCCGTCGTCTCGAGCGATCCCTCGAGCGTCATAATTCGAGGTTCGGGGCCGTCACAGATAGGTCTTGTCCGTCCTGAAACGAAAGAGACCGAAATCGACCGACATGGTCGAATTGCCGCCCTCGCTGAACCGGGGCGTCGGAGTATCGCGTAGCATTTGGAGAAGCGGCCGACGATCGTTGGTCGGCGGTCCGGTCGTTCGTCAGACTGCCGGTCTGGGGATGCTCTACTGGCTGTACTACGGAGATATTATACTACGACGTGGCGCTGAAAAGATGGTGGCGTCAGCGAACTAATACAGGGCATTCTGTAGCGATACACAGAATCTGATAGTAACGCCCGGCATCACGTCAGGACCGGCGACCTCCGAGTTCCACCGCACAACGGTGAAAGCGCTACGTCTATTTGCGCGCAGTCCGAACGTCCAATCGTGCAACTGGTGGGCTACGAACCGAGCGGGACCGGCTCCACACTCCTTCTGAGCAACGCTGATTCTGGTCAGCGTTCGATCGAGCACCAGACCCTCGAACCCGGCACCACCCTCTCCTTCTCGCTCGGGGACCGCCACTGCGCCGGGACCATCACCGACGGCGAGCACATCCCGTGTAAGCGACCGTCGGCACCCTACTGCGAACACCATACGAGTACGTGGATCTGCGCCCGCTGTACGGGCACCTGCCTGAAAGACGAGATGGACTGTTACGAGGACCACGCCGTCTACATCGCCGCGTTCGCCCCGGATACGTTCAAAGTCGGTGTGACCCGTGAGTGGCGCCTCGAGACCCGGTTGCGAGAACAGGGTGCCGACCGCGCGGTCCACGTTCACACCGTTTCGAACGGCCGAATCGCGCGCGAACTCGAAGCCGAAATCGCCAAGCGGCTGATCGACCGCGTCAGGACCGGTCCGAAAATAGCGGCACTCGCCGCCGACGTCGACGAAGATGCCTGGTCGTCTCTCCAGTCCGAGTTCGACGTCGTCGACCGATTCGACTTCGACTACGGGTTCGACCTCGAGGCCCGGCCGGTCCGCGAGACGTTGGCTTCGGGGTCCGTCGTCGGCGTCAAGGGACGGCTTCTGGTCCTCGAGAACGGTGGAACGACCTACGCCGTCGACATGCGCGATCTGGTCGGCTACGACCTCGAGGACGGGACGGCAGACCGTAATCTTC
This window harbors:
- a CDS encoding DUF7527 domain-containing protein, with the protein product MDSRTHERVEEWDSRPFSGGFDGLSDLAATEFSGAVSAAGTWLFMLNGRVVGVFDGDIEDFETASGTRYDAPHPSLPLLCVMEERGGDTRANYYTNETPIQEVDETLQNGSFTGYVELSENVLSGDYYAVYYGGRRMAAAYIGNAERLLTGDEAFDRAADEVGIYEVVDVDIDVTDVPEPADGDGNTKDASVTSDDITDAGSGSESDPALGTGTDGESSDIEVGIPGGDNAGSGSTDDSPSSSIEPINISGDDPTANDTDAGPDPTEDVAVDDTPTSPSDIDLTEDPTDITPNGPSAQDSDSTSAGITGGESPADPYPDSDSITSDDGSGPEGQTETNEPEQAEEAGDDAVSSAPAETASSPSQPDSTPAAVSENETATTDSTSVDSNTDADDAESTAVEVEGPTDPDLEEVEAAAEELDRHISWVEEDDEDDVTQADNEDAQSEERATTTVTTTETPSSESDDVAETDGNDLEEQFEREEQWRETRRIPSIDPDDSETETTAASPANRTASNERSSSTSNTGRGVASPSSETQSDSRAAAGTTEAAAGGSSSDGTDGQSANRTRQQKSARTGSTESTAQREQNRSSALEEKLETLREQRDALVSKAEELEAERNRLQSQNDELSATVERLRSRIQDLETELKRERERDSAAAETGSNADTRLSPQQALSGTNLFVRYASKSQATLETAHDGAADRSEVASNLRLEHHTQFDSADAVVDNQPYEDFLTSTMQYQFVDWLTETLLYEIRDTGNANGLVDLYDAIPRIDRAELDASISLADDDTEDVPDQVTFDIVAYDKMGNPLVLATLNDSREPASRELLEQLEEASSAVKANYPSLAASIAVTSSYFQPGALEVAEQATSSGFLSRGSKLSYINLSRKEGYHLCLAESRSEGFHMNVPEL
- a CDS encoding DUF2797 domain-containing protein, coding for MQLVGYEPSGTGSTLLLSNADSGQRSIEHQTLEPGTTLSFSLGDRHCAGTITDGEHIPCKRPSAPYCEHHTSTWICARCTGTCLKDEMDCYEDHAVYIAAFAPDTFKVGVTREWRLETRLREQGADRAVHVHTVSNGRIARELEAEIAKRLIDRVRTGPKIAALAADVDEDAWSSLQSEFDVVDRFDFDYGFDLEARPVRETLASGSVVGVKGRLLVLENGGTTYAVDMRDLVGYDLEDGTADRNLQSSLESFG
- a CDS encoding DUF7524 family protein, giving the protein MPRTEVTVHVNRGNADALEPAAGTLETDGSVALRLQGHVSPAHVHCRLDGDLERIASIEQSNYYVEPDAVTTVPVVVDADTIDQPIDGRLEVVTGYGSESVTIDVTVVPGPPAVDIDDSLSEPTRREPDSTALEDAIDQFTAVSGLEPASLAVVALGVVAIVIATTTAATIASPIATAGLGIVVVGVVVAFLLLVW
- a CDS encoding BsuPI-related putative proteinase inhibitor yields the protein MTLEGSLETTGEDSRDAVLFVFTVTNDGDETVELRFSDACKADFIVADGDEEVWRFTDGRMFAQVLSSETIEPGTSTSYEAEWTDPEPGEYVARAELKAQDRTCEARIDVSIPS
- a CDS encoding DR2241 family protein is translated as MTVASDDHEILVDCASSGIAFDGLRVDETDETYSLETPENEWTGLEKDELEQALESCEEYVTNWRYWQKTVGGEGTSRREFLRWCERAPLDDANTKTPRDGALDDGNTGERAVEEPLAVPERYDALRDGIDRQWGQLSITTRFLDVDESNGARVYDLWHVADANSDLVDLEVHDDPRDAREIATYDEDGRYRPLKTAPSLASGWAFTGLSGDELVETVGFFYPATVANWHRELSGNLDVDHWLETAERQTGIYDVVDELPREAVAWLAEACCDDSQCLRRREWEYDEDDDLGVDGGDGQFPCREPCSLVIAAARRWAILESETERTYQLELTTSELNQLEELIDAVAEGRTDEIREADVTDGANRYRARYLRAKRFDEDGTLDATQVDD
- a CDS encoding CbiX/SirB N-terminal domain-containing protein, producing MQALVIAAHGSHLNPDASDPTYAHADTIRETGAFDEVREAFWKEEPHFRDVIRTLESDEVFVVPLFISEGYFTEQVIPRELRLEQWDPNKWASDGTSASQATLEAGDVGKTIHYCGPVGTHDAMTDVIVQRAETATEDPDVGEGFGLAVVGHGTERNENSAKAIEYHTERIRERDRFDEVKALFMDEEPEVDDVTEYFESQDVVVVPLFIADGYHTQEDIPEDMGLTEDYRRGWDVPAAVDGHRIWYTGAVGTEGLMADVLLERAADAGAGIGEAREAVRELAGSPAKAVAESTSRTGTGD
- a CDS encoding methytransferase partner Trm112; its protein translation is MKESLLDILCCPLDKNDLELEDAAYDEGEVIGGALVCTECGERYPIEDGIPNLLPPDMREETPA
- a CDS encoding adenylosuccinate synthase — its product is MTVTIVGSQLGDEGKGGVVDLYGDAADVVARYQGGDNAGHTVVHDGTKYKLSLVPSGAVRGKIGVLGNGCVVNPETLFDEIDTLRERGLDPDVRVAERAHVILPYHRALDGIEEEEKDDLAAGTTKRGIGPTYEDKAGRRGVRVGDLLDPDVLRERLEYVVPQKKALAEKVFESETGEAFDIDHLYETYREYGERLADEGMTVDCGTFLQDRIDAGENVMLEGAQGTSLDIDHGVYPYVTSSNPTAGGATVGTGLGPTVIGDGEVIGIVKAYLSRVGTGPLPTELGGVEGQTPDYDASAAQRTAEDGAAEPRGDEAVGNDEEELATYIRDEGGEYGTVTGRPRRVGWLDMPMLRHAARANGFTGLAVNHIDVLAGLEEVKVGHSYEFGGEEILTMPPTTEAWGRCEATFKTFDGWPDVDWAATAEDGYEAIPENARRYLEYVADELDASIYAVGVGPGREETVVVETPYE